A single region of the Eulemur rufifrons isolate Redbay chromosome 8, OSU_ERuf_1, whole genome shotgun sequence genome encodes:
- the NPPA gene encoding natriuretic peptides A, whose amino-acid sequence MGSFSTIAVGFLLFLAFQLPGRSEANPVYNGVSNADLMDFKNLLDHLEDKMPLEDEAVPPQVLTEQNDEAGVALGPLPEVPPWAGEVSPAQRDEGALGRGPWDSPDRSALLKSKLRALLAAPRSLRRSSCFGGRIDRIGAQSGLGCNSFRYRR is encoded by the exons ATGGGCTCCTTCTCCACCATCGCCGTgggcttcctcctcttcctggcgTTTCAGCTCCCAGGTCGATCTGAAGCTAACCCCGTGTACAATGGCGTGTCCAATGCAGACCTGATGGATTTCAAG AATTTGCTGGACCACTTGGAGGACAAGATGCCTTTAGAAGACGAGGCTGTGCCGCCACAAGTTCTAACCGAGCAGAACGATGAAGCTGGAGTAGCTCTCGGCCCCCTCCCCGAGGTGCCTCCCTGGGCCGGGGAGGTCAGCCCAGCCCAGAGAGACGAAGGTGCCCTCGGGCGGGGCCCCTGGGACTCCCCGGACAGATCCGCCCTCCTGAAAAGCAAGTTGAGGGCGCTGCTTGCTGCCCCTCGGAGCCTGCGGAGGTCCAGCTGCTTCGGGGGCAGGATTGACAGGATTGGAGCCCAGAGTGGACTGGGCTGCAACAGCTTCCGG TACCGGAGATAA